ATTCTTATTCTATTATTTAGTTAGGGGAAAAAACAGGTTTCTTTATTTTGTTTTAGGTTTTGTTGTCTGTGTGTATATATACGTTTCGTAATATAGATAATGGCTTTTCTAAACACATATCTTACACCAATTGCTTTAGAGAACACCATAAAATAAATTATCTCATCTTGCCCGTCCTTGGTAATTAAGTGATCACACTTAAGGCGATTAAGTATCAACTGTGCTAAGACAAGATGGGCGTGCATCTCGAAATTTCATGAAACAGCAAAAAAATACATTCAGCCATCTCACCGCCATAGAAAGAACTTACTTATCATTTCCGGCACAGTTTTTACTAAATCAAAACCTGCTTCAAGGTAAAATCCTAGATTTTGGTTGTGGCTTTGGTAATGATGTGAAAATCCTCAGCCAAAAAGGTTTTGATATTACAGGCTATGACCCTCATTATTTTGCCCAATATCCTCAAGGTAAATTCGATACTATAATTTGCTTTTATGTTTTAAATGTTTTATTCCCTGAAGAACAAGCTAATATCCTCATGGAAGTATCGCACTTATTAAAACCAGGAGGAAAAGCTTATTATGCTGTAAGAAGGGATATCAAAAGAGAAGGGTTTAGAGAACATTATGTCCACAAAAAACCTACATATCAATGTCTAGCTAAACTTCCCTTTCATTCATTATACGCAGATGAGATGCGGGAAGTATATGAGTACATTCATTATAATCAACAGCGAAATTCAACTAATCATTGTATATTTTGCAATCCTCATAAACATCTCAGGTTATTAACAGAATCAGCTACAGCCTATGCTATGTTGGATGGCTACCCGATAAGTAAAGGACATACTTTAGTTATTCCTAAACGTCATGTCAGCAATTATTTTGATTTACCATTTAAAGAACAATCTGCTTGCTGGTTTATGGTGAATAAAGTCCAAAAAATTCTCAACACAGAATTTGCACCTGATGGGTTTAATGTAGGTATGAACATTAATCGAGAAGGCGGGCAGAATATTATGCACACCAGTATTCATGTCATCCCTCGTTACAAAGGCGATGCTGTTGGTAAAAGTGGTATTAGGAAAGTTATTCCTAAAGGTAAATAGTTATATAGCAATTCTCAAGAAGTTACGAACCCAAAGATCCCCGACTTCTTCAAGAAGTCGGGGATCTAAATTCATGCTACTTGTGATGACTGTTCTAAGGTTTTTGGTTCTGGTAGAGGTTCACCATTTTCCAACGCTGTCTCAATTAGCATTTCTAAAACTTCTTGAGCATTTTTGCAAGCTTCTTCATAGGTATCTTCGTGAGTATGACAAAACTCTCCCCATTCAGGAAGACTGACTACAAAACACTCGTCTTCATTAGACCATTGAATAATAATTGTATATTTCATTCTTTTTCTTTTCCTAACCGCTTTAAAATCTTCTGAGCATACTTCCGCACTTCCTCATCTGGGTCATTTTCTGCTCTGTCGCGCAACAGTGATAAAGTCTGGGGATGCTGAGGATATTGCTTGATAATTATCTCCAGTGCAATGCGCCGAGGGTTTTCGTTAAATATATCTCCACTCTCACAGGGGTCATTGACAGCACAATTGTAATAGATATCAAATAACTCAGGCTGATTTCTATAATGTTTGGCTAATGCTTGGATGGCTGCACCTCGCACATTCCAACGTTCATCATCAGAGGCGCGTTGTTGGAGGAAGGTTTTGGTTTGGGAGTCATCTTTGTAATTGCTGGCTAATGCTTCGATGGCTGCACGTCGCACATTCCAACTTTCATCAGAGGCGCGTTGTTGGAGGAAGGTTTTGGTTTGGGGGTCATCTTTGTAATTGCTGGCTAATGCTTCGATGGCTGCACGTCGCACATCCCAACTTTCATCAGAGGCGCGTTGTTGGAAGAAGGTTTTGGTTTGGGGGTCATCTTTGTAATTGCTGGCTAATGCTTCGATGGCTGCACGTCGCACATTCCAACGTTCATCATCAGTGGCGCGTTGTTGGAGGAAGGTTTTGGTTTGGGGGTCATCTTTGTAATTGCTGGCTAATGCTTCGATGGCTGCACGTCGCACATCCCAACGTTCATCATCAGTGGCGCGTTGTT
This Nodularia sp. LEGE 06071 DNA region includes the following protein-coding sequences:
- a CDS encoding bifunctional class I SAM-dependent methyltransferase/HIT family protein yields the protein MKQQKNTFSHLTAIERTYLSFPAQFLLNQNLLQGKILDFGCGFGNDVKILSQKGFDITGYDPHYFAQYPQGKFDTIICFYVLNVLFPEEQANILMEVSHLLKPGGKAYYAVRRDIKREGFREHYVHKKPTYQCLAKLPFHSLYADEMREVYEYIHYNQQRNSTNHCIFCNPHKHLRLLTESATAYAMLDGYPISKGHTLVIPKRHVSNYFDLPFKEQSACWFMVNKVQKILNTEFAPDGFNVGMNINREGGQNIMHTSIHVIPRYKGDAVGKSGIRKVIPKGK
- a CDS encoding type II toxin-antitoxin system HicB family antitoxin; this encodes MKYTIIIQWSNEDECFVVSLPEWGEFCHTHEDTYEEACKNAQEVLEMLIETALENGEPLPEPKTLEQSSQVA